The DNA window CGAGGTACGTTGCCACTGTGTACATCATATTGCAGTACATGTATTTTGATCGTATGGGAGCAGAGCAAGTCAAATGACGCAGGTTTCTTGTGACAGACTGTGCAGTATCTGGGTTTGCCGCTTTCAACCCCAAATAAGTATCATCATAGCTAGATCTCTTAGAGAAGATATTATGTAGATGTGCGAGATACTAACGAAGGCATGCCACTTCTGTGGCTCAGTATATCCTCGACAGTAATGCCTGGTATCTCGAATTCCCCGGGGAGAAGGCTTGACATAGTCGCTTCCCACTGCACTTCGGGATACTTCTCGTCATTTACTAGCAGCCCCACAGATGCCGCTGTCAAGGACTTCGAAGCCGAGGCAATGTCGAAAAGTGTGTCTGCTGTGCATTGTTTGGGTGGGTGGATTGAAGATTTCCCATAACCAGCCGAGGCCGTTGTCTCGCCTTGAAGGATAGCAAGAGCCAGACCAGGTACATGGTGCTCTACCATAAGGTCCTCCACGTGCGACTGGAAATCTGGAGAATGAAACAGTTCCATTGTGTGTGAGTGATATTATGTGCTGAGGATGGGGGGAGCAGATTTGCAGTGATGTTATACAGTAATTCCCCACATAAACTCTTTGAGGCGGTGACTAGGCCGCAGGGTTTCATCGCCACTCAATGTGAGTCAACGTGAGTCAAGACGTAAGCTGGAATGCGGCAGATCGACAAAGGCCCTCTGAGTGGAGCTTAATGCCATCCAACTGAGACGATCCGCCATCATCGCATTGTTATACTTTTCGCGGCAAGGAATGAAGACAAGCTGTATCAATGTTTGAACTCTTTCACTTATTACTATGTATCAATTCAGCTATCAAGCCATTTGAACTGAAGCCTGAAAATTGTCTAGGCGCGACTTTCAGCAATTTCAGCTTTTTGCGTGTCAAATATATCCGTACGTGGGCGTTAAAACTCCAACGCAAGGATAAACTTCAGCCATGCATCAGAGCAATGATCTGCTGGTTCTCTTGAAGATTATTCAGAGAGATAACCAAAACAACTTTTTTGGGAGGGCTCGTGGATAAAGAACTGGTCAAGCAACCAAGCCATACTGGAATTTGTCACTCCATCAGCTAGCTTCAACCAGTGCTGATTGGTAACACTGGTGTCGTTGACCCAAGCATTTGATCCATTGCTCGAGGTGATGCTATTGTACCCATCTTTATTGGCATAGGCAAGCATGGGTCTGAAGCCAAGTTTGGAGAATCCATCAAGACCCAAGATTCCATACAGTGTCGTGATCGGGTCCCAGGACATTCGAATGGTGGATCCGCGTCCAACATACCACTGGTACGCAGCGACAATTGGAGAGTTGACCGGCGAGTTTTCAGCGATCCGCTGCCCAGAATATACGTTTCCTCCGAGCTCAAATCCCGAGAATGTCATCGGAATAGTCTTAGGCCAGTTTCGAAGAATGTAATCGGTGCTTTCGGGATCCATATCGCCGAAGTTATACTCCCAGCCTGAAGGATAGTTACCTCCCATGACAACCAGTTCTTTGACCTTTGAAGAAATGAGATCTTTTCCAGATAACGAGCTGATTTTGTCTGGCTCGGATTTGAGGAGATCGGCGAGATTGGTTAGGAAGCCAATTGAAATTATGTTGATGCTGTTTCCCGTGGCAGCATTCAGGACTGAACGATACATCTCAAGAGGCGTCGGAGTCGACGCGGAACTATCAAGTGCCCTGGGCCAGTTGTAGGCCACTTTGCTGGGATATTCCCCATGTCTATTGCAATGTAAATACGTGACCGTCACAGAATTCGCAAACCATACAAGAAACTCCCATTGTCAAAAAAAGTCTCATTAGTGAGTGGCCGTATGGCAGCAATTGGAATATCTCCGTTCCCAAAATAAGTACAGAGAGCCTTTCAATCAGAAATGAGTTGGGATCACGGCAAGAGCGGTCACAGGTGATAAAGCGTACATTTGCAGCCAGGGCCCCATATTTTGAATGCGTATCGATGGCAATACCTCTCACATCTGCCAAACCACAGTTCTGCAAAGTATTTGCGACTGTCAAAGCTCCTACATCATCCACGTCGCCAAAAATATCTGTGTCGATAATCACCGGCTGGCTACCACCAGTCGATTTCGCTAAGGCGCCCGCAGAGCCAGCCAAAGCGTACCACCAGAGGTGGAGTAAGACTTCGGAGACTTTCATAGCTACGTTTGAAGAGTTCGTGGTAAATTTGAAGTATGTTGAGGCCAGGGAGAGTGTGTGTAAAACGAAGGTTAGAGGTGTATTTCACAAGTAGCGTCCTGGCTTCACCATTCTTATATACGCCCACCCCCGCTCGAGATAGACTTTACTGCATGGCTCAACTAAATGCCGTTGCTTGCTCGGCAAATGTTCAAAATGGGAATTAAGCGTCAATCGCCCTCATAAATTTCTGTATCTGGAGGTGGTGCGGGGTTAATTTAGACTAGTCTGATCCCTGACGTAAATTTCCCTGATCGTCGGATGAAATCTCCATGCACTCGGAGAAAAAGCCGAATACCATTGCAATTATTTTCGTTTCTTCGGGTAATTTGTTTAATGAGTTCATGCCGGCGGATACGTCACTACTAAGATAAGCTTCAAAAGTTCTAGGGAGTAATCTGACGCACAAAATCTAATTCATGAAGTTATCCGAGAAGGCTACAtgtggaaatgggaaataagcgtaatcaccagtaattctaccaagtagtctgattcaggcaatgatgaaaacgacgCAAAAGCGGGCAAAGAGCTAATTCCAACTAGTGCATCAGTCACATCAATAGGGAAAATGGCATTCGCTGTATACCACGGCCAAATTCCTGGCCAAATTGTTGGCCAACATTCAGCGAATGCCATTTTCCCTATTGATGCGACTGATGCAGTAGTTGGAATTAGCTCTTTGCCCGCTTTTGCGTCGTTTTCCTGCATTTTCTCTATGGCCCACGATCTGAATCCTGGACCATTTGTGAATGCCTTCTCCACAAACCCCTTCCGTTTTGGGTCGATTGAGTACCCACCCATTCGGACGAAGCTTCTCGTTGATAGTGAAGCATCGCCAGGTTAGATGACCCTTGATCCCACAAGGGCATGGCCGCCTCCCATAGGGGATATCAGGATTCCACTGGGTTGGCCATCAGGATGGCCCTGCCAAGTGCCAAATGCGGCTTTCGAGATCGTACTCGGTTTCTTGGCGGACTCTTGTCTTCGCTTAAAAGCTGCTAGTAGATCCTGGATGTTCAGTGCAATTCCGACCTGAATCATTGCTTCATAACTAGTATACCATGTGGGATCGAAATCCTTGATGGCACGCAGAAACCAGGTAACTGCCTTATCAGGAGTTGCTGATTCATACCTAGCTGATCTAGCTTCGTCGTATACAGAGCTCCAGCGCTTT is part of the Penicillium psychrofluorescens genome assembly, chromosome: 4 genome and encodes:
- a CDS encoding uncharacterized protein (ID:PFLUO_006667-T1.cds;~source:funannotate); translated protein: MKVSEVLLHLWWYALAGSAGALAKSTGGSQPVIIDTDIFGDVDDVGALTVANTLQNCGLADVRGIAIDTHSKYGALAANVRFITLAYNWPRALDSSASTPTPLEMYRSVLNAATGNSINIISIGFLTNLADLLKSEPDKISSLSGKDLISSKVKELVVMGGNYPSGWEYNFGDMDPESTDYILRNWPKTIPMTFSGFELGGNVYSGQRIAENSPVNSPIVAAYQWYVGRGSTIRMSWDPITTLYGILGLDGFSKLGFRPMLAYANKDGYNSITSSNGSNAWVNDTSVTNQHWLKLADGVTNSSMAWLLDQFFIHEPSQKSCFGYLSE
- a CDS encoding uncharacterized protein (ID:PFLUO_006668-T1.cds;~source:funannotate), which gives rise to MKLLQAEFGPGVGGRSYEDIVNAWIVANQPPKPGDALNWLKRWSSVYDEARSARYESATPDKAVTWFLRAIKDFDPTWYTSYEAMIQVGIALNIQDLLAAFKRRQESAKKPSTISKAAFGTWQGHPDGQPSGILISPMGGGHALVGSRVI